Proteins encoded in a region of the Sebastes fasciatus isolate fSebFas1 chromosome 9, fSebFas1.pri, whole genome shotgun sequence genome:
- the LOC141774146 gene encoding glycine N-acyltransferase-like protein 3 yields the protein MKVLNSEELQIAEGVLLKHLPKSFKVYGFLYGINRKKPTTLEVIVDTWPEFKVIICRPDPKNKRAMDFMKKVTCYSTDEEVLRKILTEENAIDWSTYFVIGGCDISHVPMLKEVSTDREVNNRCLTTVHLLYLPDSSHLLPPAVDSELESRISTLNLSHVDLVNKTWKFGGNKQGYMNIKNLISNFPSCCITDDQGQPVSWVLVCDYCAMGLMYTLPEHRGRGYAKVLVSTLAKRLFAEGHPVFCFIEEENEVSYRLFKNLGFIEDPSYRAQWWEFNV from the exons ATGAAGGTCCTGAACTCAGAAGAACTACAGATTGCTGAAGGAGTTCTGCTTAAACACTTACCCAAGAGTTTTAAG GTTTACGGTTTCCTATATGGGATTAACAGGAAGAAACCAACCACATTGGAGGTCATCGTTGATACATGGCCTGAGTTTAAGGTCATCATTTGCAGACCTGACCCCAAG AACAAGCGTGCCATGGACTTCATGAAAAAGGTGACTTGCTACAGCACGGATGAAGAGGTTTTAAGGAAAATACTGACAGAGGAGAATGCAATTGACTGGAGCACTTATTTTGTTATTGGAG GATGTGACATTTCCCATGTCCCCATGCTCAAAGAAGTGTCTACTGACAGAGAAGTCAACAACCGATGCTTGACCACGGTGCATCTCCTGTATTTGCCAGACAGCAGCCATCTGCTCCCACCAGCAGTTGACAG TGAGCTTGAATCGAGGATTTCCACTCTTAACCTTTCCCACGTTGACTTGGTGAATAAAACCTGGAAGTTCGGAGGGAACAAGCAGGGTTACATGAACATTAAAAACCTCATCAGCAACTTCCCATCCTGCTGCATCACTGACGACCAGGGTCAGCCGGTGTCCTGGGTTCTGGTGTGTGATTACTGTGCAATGGGCTTAATGTACACTCTACCAGAGCACAGAGGGAGAGGCTACGCCAAAGTCCTGGTCAGCACCTTGGCAAAGAGGCTCTTCGCTGAGGGCCACCCAGTGTTCTGCTTCATAGAGGAGGAGAACGAGGTCTCCTACAGGCTATTTAAAAACCTGGGCTTCATTGAGGATCCCTCATACAGGGCGCAATGGTGGGAATTCAATGTATAG